The sequence CGCGGTCGCGCACTGGATCGGGATCGGCTGGACGCTGCTGCTCCTGCTCGGCCTCTCCCTGCTCGGCGCGGTGCTGCTGCGTCGCGAGGGCGCGAAGGCCTGGCGCTCGTTCAGCGCCGCGGTCGCCGAGGGCCGGCCGCCCGGGCGCGAGGCCCTGAACGGGATGCTGGTGCTGCTCGGCGCGCTGCTGATCATCGTGCCGGGCTTCGTCACCGACGTGTTCGCGCTGGCCTGCCTGCTGCCGTTCTCGCGGCGGCTGCTGGGCCGGGTGTTCCTCGGCTGGGCGCTGAACCGCGGGCGCGCGACCGTGGTCCGGGTCCGGGCCTCCCGTGGCCCGGCCGGGACGATGCCGCCGGACCGGCCGCAGCCGCCCGGCGCCGGCACCGTCATCGAGGGCGAGATCGAGCCGCCCCGAGAGCCCTGAGCCGCGCGCCCGGCTGTGACGGGAAACACAGAGGCCCGCGACCCCTCGAAGGGGT is a genomic window of Mycobacteriales bacterium containing:
- a CDS encoding FxsA family protein: MPVLLGLVLYVVVEVAAAIAVAHWIGIGWTLLLLLGLSLLGAVLLRREGAKAWRSFSAAVAEGRPPGREALNGMLVLLGALLIIVPGFVTDVFALACLLPFSRRLLGRVFLGWALNRGRATVVRVRASRGPAGTMPPDRPQPPGAGTVIEGEIEPPREP